A single region of the Pyricularia oryzae 70-15 chromosome 4, whole genome shotgun sequence genome encodes:
- a CDS encoding feruloyl esterase B: MQLPRHCLASLFFAALAYSAPSATKTKACTESAFGGALPQEASIVSVDAVPAGGQYGEGSRNPAYPKIPTNLPELCAVVVNVTSSPISSYRFGVLLPTADAWNKGFLAVGNGGFSGGINWIDAAVGPRYGFVGVSTDTGHNSTSGDVTWATNDETKQDWGHRAIHGAATLGKKMAEAYYGAPVDHSYYSGCSTGGRQGLKEAQLHPETFDALLIGAPAWWTSHLQTWTLRVGALNQPADAPHHIPVQKFSLIAQETLEQCDGADGVNDGIISQPEKCNLDLNTLLCTSGTVNSTCLTNAQIETANKVHADYIAEGRFAFPGLSISAETLWAFLLGASEPSSYGTQYVQYMLLNDPTWRWQDYTDEIVWRADRENPGNASATAYNMSAFRDKGGKIIMYHGIADGLIPTGSSHYFYQQVANATGGISPLRDWFRYYDVPGMGHCSGSSYNAPSYFAGANQAENLGTSGYSVPGFSDAKHDVLLALTQWAEKGETPESIIATAWKSVNNPASGVLKQRPLCPFPEVAKYDGKGDLNAAESWTCQ, from the coding sequence ATGCAGCTCCCCAGGCATTGTCTCGCCTCGCTGTTCTTTGCGGCCCTGGCCTACTCGGCACCCTCTGCAACAAAGACAAAGGCCTGCACGGAATCCGCTTTTGGAGGTGCTCTTCCCCAGGAGGCATCCATTGTGAGCGTCGATGCTGTCCCTGCTGGCGGACAGTATGGAGAGGGCTCCCGGAACCCGGCTTACCCCAAAATACCGACGAATCTGCCCGAGCTGTGTGCTGTGGTTGTGAACGTGACCAGCTCACCCATCTCTTCGTACCGGTTTGGCGTTCTCCTACCGACCGCTGATGCGTGGAACAAGGGTTTCTTGGCGGTCGGTAACGGCGGCTTTTCAGGCGGAATCAACTGGATAGATGCAGCCGTGGGTCCTCGTTACGGCTTTGTGGGAGTATCTACAGACACGGGTCATAACTCGACATCCGGCGACGTCACTTGGGCAACAAACGACGAGACGAAGCAAGACTGGGGCCACAGAGCTATCCACGGTGCTGCAACGCTCGGGAAGAAGATGGCAGAGGCCTACTATGGGGCCCCGGTTGATCACAGTTACTACTCGGGCTGTTCTACGGGTGGAAGGCAGGGGCTCAAAGAGGCACAGTTGCACCCTGAGACTTTCGACGCTCTCCTCATCGGGGCTCCTGCGTGGTGGACAAGTCACTTGCAGACGTGGACTCTTAGGGTCGGAGCCCTCAACCAGCCAGCCGATGCGCCGCACCACATTCCTGTTCAGAAGTTTTCATTGATTGCCCAAGAAACGCTGGAGCAGTGTGATGGAGCTGACGGCGTGAACGACGGCATCATCAGCCAGCCGGAGAAGTGCAACTTGGACCTGAACACCCTACTCTGTACATCAGGCACCGTCAACTCTACCTGCCTCACCAATGCGCAGATCGAGACTGCGAACAAAGTCCACGCAGACTACATCGCTGAAGGACGCTTCGCCTTCCCGGGGCTGTCCATTTCGGCCGAGACCCTTTGGGCTTTTCTCCTGGGCGCCTCTGAGCCTAGCTCGTACGGTACACAATACGTACAGTATATGCTACTGAATGACCCGACATGGAGGTGGCAAGACTACACCGACGAGATCGTCTGGCGCGCGGACCGGGAAAACCCTGGCAACGCTTCCGCTACTGCCTATAACATGTCTGCATTCCGCGACAAGGGTGGGAAGATCATCATGTACCATGGAATCGCCGACGGCCTGATTCCTACTGGGAGCTCACACTACTTCTACCAGCAGGTAGCGAATGCCACTGGGGGTATTTCCCCCCTGCGTGATTGGTTCCGCTACTATGACGTTCCTGGCATGGGACACTGCAGTGGCAGTAGCTACAATGCTCCGTCCTACTTTGCGGGCGCGAACCAGGCAGAAAATCTCGGCACCTCTGGCTACTCGGTCCCCGGTTTCTCGGACGCCAAGCACGACGTGCTGCTGGCTCTAACCCAGTGGGCCGAAAAGGGAGAGACCCCTGAATCGATCATCGCCACGGCATGGAAGAGTGTGAACAATCCTGCCTCTGGCGTCTTGAAGCAAAGACCGCTGTGCCCATTTCCCGAGGTTGCAAAGTACGATGGAAAGGGAGATTTAAACGCGGCGGAGAGCTGGACCTGCCAGTAA